The following proteins are co-located in the Bacteroidota bacterium genome:
- a CDS encoding SDR family NAD(P)-dependent oxidoreductase, with protein sequence MELKNKQVLVTGADGFIGSHLVERLLEEGCKVRAFVFYNSFNSWGWLDTLSSEQLSRIEIFAGDIRDQNGVKTAMKNVDVVFHLAALIAIPYSYHSPDSYVDTNIKGTLNILQAARDNNVEKILVTSTSEVYGTALYAPIDEKHPRQGQSPYSATKIGADYLADSFYRSFQLPVTIVRPFNTYGPRQSARAVIPTIISQLLAGKNQIKLGAVTPTRDLLFVKDTVAGFVAIAKSDTVLGKEINIATQNEISIGHLAENLIRIINPSATVVTDEIRLRPEKSEVERLLGSNQEILRLTDWSPRYSLEQGLSETIEWFRQPQNISRYKTDIYNV encoded by the coding sequence ATGGAGCTAAAAAACAAACAGGTGCTTGTTACCGGTGCTGATGGATTCATTGGCAGCCATCTGGTTGAAAGACTGCTGGAAGAAGGCTGTAAAGTGAGGGCATTTGTTTTTTACAACTCGTTTAACTCTTGGGGATGGCTTGATACCTTATCTTCGGAGCAATTGTCTCGGATTGAAATTTTCGCCGGAGATATAAGAGATCAGAATGGTGTTAAAACGGCAATGAAAAATGTAGATGTAGTTTTTCATCTTGCCGCGTTAATTGCAATTCCTTACAGTTACCATTCTCCAGACAGCTACGTAGATACTAACATCAAAGGTACACTCAATATTCTGCAGGCAGCAAGAGACAACAACGTCGAAAAAATTCTAGTTACTTCCACCTCAGAAGTATATGGCACAGCTTTGTATGCTCCTATTGATGAGAAGCATCCGCGGCAGGGACAATCACCTTACTCGGCCACTAAAATTGGTGCAGATTATTTAGCTGACAGTTTTTATCGCAGTTTTCAACTTCCGGTTACCATTGTACGGCCGTTTAACACATACGGGCCGCGTCAATCGGCCAGAGCCGTTATCCCAACTATCATTTCTCAGTTGCTGGCGGGCAAAAATCAGATTAAACTGGGGGCGGTAACTCCCACACGAGATCTGCTTTTTGTGAAAGATACCGTGGCCGGTTTTGTGGCAATTGCAAAAAGTGACACTGTACTCGGCAAGGAAATTAATATAGCCACGCAAAATGAAATAAGCATTGGTCATTTGGCCGAGAACCTGATTCGGATTATTAATCCATCAGCAACTGTGGTCACCGATGAAATTCGTTTAAGACCGGAGAAGAGTGAGGTGGAAAGACTGCTTGGAAGCAACCAGGAAATTCTTCGTTTAACCGACTGGTCTCCCCGGTATTCGCTCGAACAAGGGCTTTCTGAAACAATAGAATGGTTTCGACAGCCACAAAATATTTCCCGCTACAAAACAGATATTTACAATGTGTGA
- a CDS encoding LegC family aminotransferase yields the protein MNASEINKFVRTLYNTEEPIPLHAPVFIGNEKKYLAECIDSTFVSYVGRFVGLFEEGVREYTGAKYAVACVSGTAALHISFILAGVRENDEILVPALTFVASANAIAYCRAIPHFIDSERETLGVSPEKLEEMLAAETEMRSDGFCYNIKTGRRISICVPMHTFGHAVRMDELMNVCNRYNIAVVEDAAESMGTFYKGKHTGTFGKLGILSFNGNKTITTGGGGMILTNDEELAKRARHITTTAKIPHRWEFDHDEVGYNYRMTNVNAAIGVAQMENFDRYIESKRKIANAYNEFFKESEITFFSERDFCKSNYWLNVIILKDRNSRDEILEATNGSGVMTRPIWKLMSKLRMYDSCPSANLENALWLEDRVINLPSSPILK from the coding sequence ATGAACGCAAGCGAAATAAATAAATTTGTTCGTACGCTATATAACACAGAGGAGCCCATTCCGCTTCATGCTCCGGTGTTTATTGGAAACGAGAAAAAATATTTAGCTGAATGTATTGATTCTACGTTTGTATCATACGTAGGGCGTTTTGTTGGATTGTTTGAAGAAGGTGTACGTGAATACACAGGTGCAAAATACGCTGTAGCCTGTGTAAGCGGAACTGCTGCATTGCACATTTCATTCATTCTCGCCGGTGTAAGAGAAAACGACGAAATACTTGTACCTGCTCTTACATTTGTTGCCTCCGCCAATGCTATTGCCTATTGCAGGGCCATTCCACATTTTATCGACAGCGAACGCGAAACCTTAGGTGTATCGCCGGAGAAACTCGAAGAAATGCTGGCGGCCGAAACCGAAATGCGTAGTGATGGATTCTGCTACAACATAAAAACAGGACGTCGTATTTCTATCTGTGTACCGATGCACACATTCGGACATGCGGTAAGAATGGATGAACTTATGAATGTGTGTAACCGCTACAACATTGCAGTGGTGGAAGATGCCGCCGAATCAATGGGCACATTCTACAAAGGAAAACACACCGGCACATTTGGCAAACTGGGTATTCTCAGTTTCAATGGCAACAAAACAATTACTACTGGCGGAGGTGGGATGATTCTTACCAATGATGAAGAACTTGCCAAACGTGCCCGCCACATCACTACCACTGCTAAAATTCCGCATCGCTGGGAGTTTGATCATGATGAAGTTGGTTACAACTATCGTATGACAAACGTAAATGCTGCAATAGGCGTAGCGCAAATGGAAAACTTTGACAGATACATTGAAAGCAAACGCAAAATTGCCAATGCCTACAATGAATTTTTCAAAGAATCTGAAATAACATTTTTCAGTGAGCGTGATTTTTGTAAATCCAATTACTGGCTTAACGTAATTATTCTCAAAGACCGGAACAGCAGAGACGAAATTCTTGAAGCTACAAATGGCAGTGGTGTAATGACACGGCCCATCTGGAAACTCATGAGTAAACTCCGCATGTACGATAGTTGCCCGTCAGCCAATCTCGAAAATGCACTATGGCTTGAAGATCGGGTGATTAATCTACCTAGTTCTCCGATTTTGAAATGA
- a CDS encoding nucleotidyltransferase family protein: protein MDAIDRKLLLVFDNDVFKGLLSIGDIQRAIIKNIPLDQAISSVMRSNIRVATIDDDREEIRKNMFEYRTECMPIINQDGSIHDVLFWEEEFSENQLVPDGGLEGVPVVIMAGGLGSRLKPLTNVIPKPLVPVGDKPIIEIIVNRFNRLGVKDFYFSVNYKKEMIEYYFDHIQSKKYQVQYFTEDKPLGTAGSIYLLKKVLKVPFFVSNCDILIEQDYREIYNYHIENSNTITLVGSLKHVRIPYGTIEIGEGGILKEMKEKPEITYMINSGMYVLDPLVLEFIPDNTFMHITELIEIVKNKKEFKVGVFPVSEKAWFDIGDWEEYRQTIAYFEKKSIS, encoded by the coding sequence ATGGATGCGATCGACAGAAAATTATTGCTTGTTTTTGATAATGATGTTTTCAAAGGACTCTTAAGCATTGGAGATATTCAACGCGCTATCATTAAAAATATTCCGCTTGATCAAGCCATCTCGTCCGTAATGCGCTCAAATATTAGAGTGGCAACTATAGATGATGATCGCGAAGAAATTAGAAAAAACATGTTTGAATATCGAACGGAGTGTATGCCAATTATTAATCAGGACGGCTCCATTCATGATGTGCTTTTTTGGGAAGAAGAATTTTCTGAAAATCAGTTAGTTCCGGATGGTGGTTTAGAAGGGGTACCTGTTGTAATTATGGCCGGTGGCTTGGGAAGTCGTTTGAAACCCTTAACAAATGTAATTCCTAAACCCCTAGTGCCAGTTGGTGATAAACCGATAATCGAAATAATCGTTAATCGGTTTAATAGATTAGGAGTTAAAGATTTTTATTTTTCTGTGAACTACAAAAAAGAAATGATTGAATATTATTTTGATCACATTCAGTCAAAAAAATATCAAGTTCAATATTTCACCGAAGACAAACCTTTAGGTACAGCAGGCAGTATTTATCTTTTAAAGAAAGTTTTGAAAGTGCCTTTCTTTGTTTCAAATTGTGATATTTTAATAGAGCAGGATTATCGTGAGATATATAATTATCATATAGAAAATTCCAACACAATTACCCTTGTAGGCTCGTTAAAACATGTCAGAATACCTTATGGCACAATAGAAATTGGTGAGGGAGGTATTTTGAAGGAAATGAAAGAAAAACCTGAAATAACTTATATGATAAACTCAGGCATGTATGTGTTAGATCCTTTGGTTTTGGAATTTATTCCAGACAATACCTTTATGCATATTACTGAACTTATTGAGATTGTTAAAAATAAAAAGGAGTTTAAGGTGGGGGTTTTCCCTGTATCCGAAAAGGCATGGTTTGATATTGGCGATTGGGAAGAATACCGACAAACAATAGCATATTTCGAGAAAAAATCCATTTCATGA
- a CDS encoding NeuD/PglB/VioB family sugar acetyltransferase, translated as MSKKLCIAGTGGFARETLCCYLDSISIKSDKRYELVCFMESDEYYSETHILGFPVIHQSDFDPSVYDVVVGVGDPKVRKKVVNSLPPQTTFRSVIHPSAVISEWVELGKGAVVTAGVILTCNIKVGDHAHFNLHTTVGHDCIIGDYFTTAPGVNISGNCKFGDNIYIGTNASIKQGITICSDVVVGMGGTVVKNILEAGTYIGTPVSKLSK; from the coding sequence ATGAGTAAAAAACTTTGTATTGCCGGTACCGGAGGATTTGCACGCGAAACTCTTTGCTGTTACCTTGATTCAATTTCTATTAAATCAGATAAGCGATACGAGCTAGTGTGTTTTATGGAAAGTGATGAATATTATTCAGAAACCCACATATTGGGATTCCCCGTAATTCATCAATCTGATTTTGATCCATCAGTATATGATGTTGTTGTTGGAGTTGGTGATCCTAAAGTGAGAAAAAAAGTAGTTAATAGTCTGCCGCCGCAAACCACATTCCGATCAGTTATTCACCCTTCAGCAGTAATTTCTGAATGGGTAGAGCTGGGAAAGGGAGCAGTAGTTACTGCCGGTGTAATATTAACATGCAATATTAAGGTTGGAGACCATGCCCATTTTAATCTGCATACAACAGTGGGGCATGATTGTATAATTGGCGATTATTTTACTACCGCTCCTGGTGTAAATATCAGTGGTAATTGTAAGTTTGGCGACAACATCTATATTGGTACCAATGCGTCAATTAAACAAGGTATAACCATTTGTTCCGACGTTGTTGTGGGTATGGGAGGAACGGTGGTTAAGAATATATTGGAAGCAGGTACTTATATAGGTACTCCTGTAAGTAAGCTTAGCAAATAA
- a CDS encoding PKD domain-containing protein, producing the protein MRKTVLTSLFSFLILQVFCQTFYRTYGNTSTNESGLCTIKSPDGNFFIGGYKDDSAMIVKLDPLGNILWTKCVKPTVGNNIIHDISISPDGFLIGVGNGFNSLTSVPRDGFVFKMDLAGTSLWLSIVNDNRDIFFDNIIPVSSTNYIIYGSVYETSSFSWPDVISVNVDASNGSIISTSPRYDYVPSNSFIDDCYSSTMNSSGTAIYSTGRIYVNGSSPSSMRPFISRFGTNGQHQWSKYLLFNSSQSARIYGIDIIFENNSLTIAYFGDVSGASSNFTVGLIHTDTLGNVLWSKNYNLLATSAEISSNLLVTPNGYVITGYQLSGGNDLFMLSTDFQGNMLWTKSYGTPASTENLRYTHLACSYVDAGLIYFTAQSVQGTNTDMLFMCTDLSGNIQCINPGNLTLTTTINPTLSLSTTVSSVQNSLSYLYPNSQSSLQILNDNCSSINVNLGADTSLCNGSFTLNATTSGNAQYLWQNGSTNSTFQVTQPGQYWVQVTVNCCVVSDTINISGGNTPLAAFDFTFDTCSSEYSFFNNSLNATNYLWDFGDGNTSTSASPENTYNSTNTYTITLTASNSCGSDSVQQIIQTTGYSINALFSSSSILLPNNQTQYTFTDQSSGNISGWLWDFGDNNYSTLGSPQHTYQQPGTYTVTLVVTNEAGCSDTISTLIIIESEVSFYVPNSFTPNGDGLNDTFNGVGVGIVNYKMLIFDRWGELIFETHSLTNSWDGTYKGKIVQQDVYTYKIELTDNKYNNRNFYGRITVIR; encoded by the coding sequence ATGCGAAAAACTGTCCTAACCTCACTATTCTCGTTTCTCATTTTACAGGTGTTTTGTCAAACATTTTACAGAACATACGGGAATACCTCAACAAATGAAAGCGGGCTTTGCACCATTAAATCACCTGATGGAAATTTCTTTATCGGTGGATATAAAGATGACAGTGCAATGATTGTTAAACTTGATCCTTTGGGAAATATCCTCTGGACAAAATGTGTTAAGCCTACAGTCGGAAATAATATTATTCATGACATTTCAATTAGCCCCGATGGTTTTTTAATTGGTGTAGGTAATGGCTTTAATTCTTTAACAAGTGTTCCCAGAGATGGATTTGTGTTTAAGATGGATCTTGCAGGAACTTCGTTATGGCTAAGTATTGTTAACGACAACCGCGATATCTTCTTCGATAACATTATCCCTGTAAGTTCGACCAATTATATAATTTATGGTTCAGTCTATGAAACGTCATCTTTTAGCTGGCCTGACGTAATTTCAGTCAATGTAGATGCCTCAAATGGAAGTATAATTTCCACATCTCCTCGTTATGATTATGTCCCGAGTAATTCATTTATAGATGATTGTTATTCATCAACGATGAATTCATCCGGCACAGCAATTTATTCTACAGGACGGATATACGTCAATGGCTCATCTCCAAGTTCAATGCGGCCATTCATCAGTCGGTTCGGAACAAATGGTCAACATCAATGGTCGAAATACTTATTGTTTAATTCCTCTCAAAGTGCCCGAATATATGGCATCGATATAATCTTCGAAAATAATTCTCTCACCATTGCATATTTCGGTGATGTGAGCGGAGCAAGTTCGAATTTTACAGTTGGACTTATTCATACAGATACATTGGGTAATGTATTATGGTCAAAAAACTATAATTTGCTTGCAACCAGTGCAGAGATAAGTTCAAACCTTTTAGTGACACCTAACGGTTATGTTATCACCGGCTATCAGCTTTCCGGGGGGAATGATTTATTCATGCTAAGCACGGATTTTCAAGGAAACATGCTTTGGACTAAATCTTATGGAACTCCTGCCAGTACTGAAAATCTTAGATATACACATTTGGCTTGCTCATACGTGGATGCTGGACTAATTTATTTCACCGCTCAATCTGTACAGGGTACAAATACAGACATGCTTTTTATGTGTACAGACTTATCGGGAAATATTCAGTGCATTAATCCGGGTAATTTAACACTAACAACCACAATTAATCCGACCTTATCATTAAGCACAACTGTTAGTTCAGTTCAAAACTCGCTCAGCTACCTGTACCCAAATTCACAATCCAGCTTACAGATATTAAACGACAATTGCAGTTCGATTAATGTAAATCTGGGAGCGGACACTTCCCTTTGCAACGGCAGTTTTACCTTGAATGCAACAACATCTGGTAATGCTCAGTACTTATGGCAAAATGGCAGTACAAATTCTACCTTTCAGGTAACACAACCTGGTCAATATTGGGTTCAGGTAACAGTGAATTGCTGTGTGGTTAGTGATACTATAAACATTTCCGGAGGAAATACTCCTTTGGCTGCTTTTGATTTCACATTTGACACATGCAGTTCTGAATACAGTTTCTTTAATAATTCATTGAATGCAACCAACTATTTATGGGATTTTGGCGACGGGAACACATCAACATCGGCGTCACCGGAAAATACATATAATTCAACAAACACATACACCATTACACTAACGGCCAGCAATTCTTGTGGCAGCGATTCCGTTCAACAAATCATTCAAACTACCGGGTATTCAATTAATGCGCTATTTTCCAGCTCATCAATACTTCTTCCAAATAATCAAACTCAATATACTTTTACCGACCAATCATCAGGGAATATATCCGGGTGGTTGTGGGATTTCGGAGATAACAATTACAGTACCCTGGGTTCGCCCCAACATACCTATCAACAACCCGGAACTTATACAGTTACTTTAGTGGTAACAAATGAAGCAGGGTGCAGCGATACTATAAGTACTCTGATTATAATTGAATCTGAAGTTTCATTTTATGTCCCAAATTCGTTTACTCCAAATGGTGATGGATTAAATGATACGTTCAATGGTGTTGGAGTGGGAATAGTAAATTACAAAATGTTGATTTTCGACCGTTGGGGCGAACTTATTTTTGAAACACATTCATTGACAAACTCATGGGATGGAACATACAAAGGTAAAATTGTTCAACAAGATGTATATACTTATAAGATAGAACTAACAGACAATAAATATAATAATAGAAACTTCTACGGTAGAATTACTGTTATTCGATAA